Proteins from a genomic interval of Lathamus discolor isolate bLatDis1 chromosome 19, bLatDis1.hap1, whole genome shotgun sequence:
- the FRS3 gene encoding fibroblast growth factor receptor substrate 3 isoform X2 has product MATTPTSSPSRAAGAARRGRDLMQCNSINVVEEPVVITRNSHPTERELSRTPQASNSLGYTVPGFPNGFHSYSGETLPYSAAHHPSVSSLKHSSVGEDSTHALIGPDEQSHTYVNTANGDQELRGRHCMHSLPEVHPPFPHRNRSCSLEDRNPQVFLQPGEVKFVLGPTSNCRRACRHHRECRTRFCPANNNNNECEEECPSPQCVYENVNGLLPPSTSSLCRGGRLKLPREDSGLPGCSHRRTALLHYENLPSLPPVWECQPLPRGEEDAGDVLTPSPSGYSEAGEEDPLQNYMNSESTALHRGQRRSSFLPKPRRSCVPNVFSFDFPRPCPEQPRQLNYIQVELEAEPHKGHQNPPASRVPAPATPDARRTDSYAVIDLKKTAAMSSLQRALPRDDGTSRKTRHNSTDLPL; this is encoded by the exons ATGGCTACGACTCCAACCTCTTCTCCTTCGAGAGCGGCCGGCGCTGCCAGACGGGGCAGG GACCTGATGCAGTGTAACAGTATCAACGTTGTGGAAGAGCCTGTTGTCATCACCAGGAACAGTCACCCCACGGAGCGGGAGCTCTCCAGGACGCCCCAGGCATCCAACA GTCTGGGGTACACTGTCCCAGGATTTCCTAATGGATTTCACAGCTACTCTGGAGAAACCCTCCCATACTCTGCAGCCCACCACCCCTCTGTGAGCAGCCTGAAGCATTCCTCTGTGGGTGAAGACTCTACTCATGCCCTTATTGGGCCTGATGAGCAG TCCCACACCTACGTCAACACAGCCAATGGTGATCAGGAGTTGAGGGGCCGACACTGTATGCACTCCTTGCCTGAAGTCCACCCTCCTTTCCCCCATAGGAACCGCAGCTGCTCCCTCGAAGACCGCAATCCCCAGGTCTTCCTGCAGCCAGGGGAGGTTAAGTTCGTGTTAGGTCCCACATCCAATTGCAGACGCGCCTGTCGGCACCACCGGGAGTGCAGGACACGCTTCTGCCCcgccaacaacaacaacaacgaGTGTGAGGAGGAGTGTCCTTCACCCCAGTGCGTCTATGAGAACGTCAATGGCCTGCTGccccccagcacctcctctCTCTGCCGAGGCGGGCGCTTGAAGCTGCCCCGGGAGGACTCGGGCTTACCCGGCTGCTCCCATCGCAGGACGGCGTTGCTGCACTACGAGAACTTGCCATCCCTGCCCCCGGTGTGGGAATGCCAACCCCTCCCGCGGGGCGAGGAGGACGCGGGCGATGTGTTGACACCTTCCCCCAGCGGCTACTCCGAGGCTGGTGAAGAAGATCCCCTCCAGAACTACATGAACTCGGAGAGCACGGCGCTGCACCGGGGCCAGCGGCGCAGCAGCTTCCTGCCGAAGCCTCGGCGCAGCTGCGTGCCCAATGTCTTCAGCTTCGACTTCCCCCGGCCCTGCCCGGAGCAGCCGCGGCAGCTCAACTACATCCAAGTGGAGCTGGAGGCTGAGCCGCACAAGGGCCATCAGAACCCCCCAGCCTCCCGTgtgccagctcctgccacccCTGACGCCCGCCGGACGGACTCCTACGCGGTCATCGACCTAAAAAAGACAGCAGCCATGTCCAGTTTGCAACGGGCCCTGCCCAGAGATGATGGGACCTCACGGAAAACTCGGCATAACAGCACTGACCTGCCCTTGTGA
- the FRS3 gene encoding fibroblast growth factor receptor substrate 3 isoform X1, which yields MGSCCSCLCRDSIPDNHPTKFKVTNVDDEGNELGSGIMELTQMELILHTHKRDAVRWPYLCLRRYGYDSNLFSFESGRRCQTGQGIFAFKCSRAEEIFNLLQDLMQCNSINVVEEPVVITRNSHPTERELSRTPQASNSLGYTVPGFPNGFHSYSGETLPYSAAHHPSVSSLKHSSVGEDSTHALIGPDEQSHTYVNTANGDQELRGRHCMHSLPEVHPPFPHRNRSCSLEDRNPQVFLQPGEVKFVLGPTSNCRRACRHHRECRTRFCPANNNNNECEEECPSPQCVYENVNGLLPPSTSSLCRGGRLKLPREDSGLPGCSHRRTALLHYENLPSLPPVWECQPLPRGEEDAGDVLTPSPSGYSEAGEEDPLQNYMNSESTALHRGQRRSSFLPKPRRSCVPNVFSFDFPRPCPEQPRQLNYIQVELEAEPHKGHQNPPASRVPAPATPDARRTDSYAVIDLKKTAAMSSLQRALPRDDGTSRKTRHNSTDLPL from the exons atggggagctgctgcagttgtcTGTGCAGAGACAGCATCCCAGACAACCATCCCACCAAATTCAAG GTAACGAACGTGGACGATGAAGGTAACGAGCTGGGATCTGGGATTATGGAGCTGACACAGATGGAGCTCATCTTGCACACTCACAAGCGAGATGCTGTCAGGTGGCCCTACCTCTGCCTGCGCCGCTATGGCTACGACTCCAACCTCTTCTCCTTCGAGAGCGGCCGGCGCTGCCAGACGGGGCAGG GGATTTTTGCCTTTAAGTGTTCCAGAGCTGAGGAGATCTTTAACCTGCTCCAGGACCTGATGCAGTGTAACAGTATCAACGTTGTGGAAGAGCCTGTTGTCATCACCAGGAACAGTCACCCCACGGAGCGGGAGCTCTCCAGGACGCCCCAGGCATCCAACA GTCTGGGGTACACTGTCCCAGGATTTCCTAATGGATTTCACAGCTACTCTGGAGAAACCCTCCCATACTCTGCAGCCCACCACCCCTCTGTGAGCAGCCTGAAGCATTCCTCTGTGGGTGAAGACTCTACTCATGCCCTTATTGGGCCTGATGAGCAG TCCCACACCTACGTCAACACAGCCAATGGTGATCAGGAGTTGAGGGGCCGACACTGTATGCACTCCTTGCCTGAAGTCCACCCTCCTTTCCCCCATAGGAACCGCAGCTGCTCCCTCGAAGACCGCAATCCCCAGGTCTTCCTGCAGCCAGGGGAGGTTAAGTTCGTGTTAGGTCCCACATCCAATTGCAGACGCGCCTGTCGGCACCACCGGGAGTGCAGGACACGCTTCTGCCCcgccaacaacaacaacaacgaGTGTGAGGAGGAGTGTCCTTCACCCCAGTGCGTCTATGAGAACGTCAATGGCCTGCTGccccccagcacctcctctCTCTGCCGAGGCGGGCGCTTGAAGCTGCCCCGGGAGGACTCGGGCTTACCCGGCTGCTCCCATCGCAGGACGGCGTTGCTGCACTACGAGAACTTGCCATCCCTGCCCCCGGTGTGGGAATGCCAACCCCTCCCGCGGGGCGAGGAGGACGCGGGCGATGTGTTGACACCTTCCCCCAGCGGCTACTCCGAGGCTGGTGAAGAAGATCCCCTCCAGAACTACATGAACTCGGAGAGCACGGCGCTGCACCGGGGCCAGCGGCGCAGCAGCTTCCTGCCGAAGCCTCGGCGCAGCTGCGTGCCCAATGTCTTCAGCTTCGACTTCCCCCGGCCCTGCCCGGAGCAGCCGCGGCAGCTCAACTACATCCAAGTGGAGCTGGAGGCTGAGCCGCACAAGGGCCATCAGAACCCCCCAGCCTCCCGTgtgccagctcctgccacccCTGACGCCCGCCGGACGGACTCCTACGCGGTCATCGACCTAAAAAAGACAGCAGCCATGTCCAGTTTGCAACGGGCCCTGCCCAGAGATGATGGGACCTCACGGAAAACTCGGCATAACAGCACTGACCTGCCCTTGTGA